A genomic stretch from Aedes albopictus strain Foshan chromosome 2, AalbF5, whole genome shotgun sequence includes:
- the LOC134289036 gene encoding proteasome assembly chaperone 4-like, whose protein sequence is MTTTLTPNFTSHLCSVEVCEIRYNIRILKMKDSVFIYIGENKAENFDELSMAMLVPTSNEMLSTTIMGEPVGAGSEELAQKLSKRLKKQVYLSANVPNDRIVRPTLEQKLFEEINNNPECF, encoded by the coding sequence ATGACCACCACCCTGACGCCAAATTTCACTTCGCACCTTTGCAGCGTGGAAGTGTGCGAGATCCGGTATAACATCAGAATCCTCAAAATGAAGGACTCGGTTTTCATCTACATCGGCGAGAACAAAGCGGAAAACTTCGACGAACTGTCGATGGCCATGCTGGTACCCACGAGCAACGAAATGCTTTCGACCACCATCATGGGAGAGCCGGTCGGTGCCGGATCGGAAGAACTGGCCCAAAAGCTGTCCAAAAGGCTGAAGAAACAGGTCTACCTGAGTGCCAACGTGCCCAACGATAGAATAGTGCGGCCAACGCTGGAGCAGAAGCTTTTCGAGGAGATCAACAACAATCCGGAGTGCTTCTGA
- the LOC134286164 gene encoding uncharacterized protein LOC134286164 — MSDAKPAKSPMDPGYLKTEDQSEPLKDPEKFRSVVGSLLYLSVVARPDIANSAAILGRKFAAPTESDWTAAKRVLRYLQKTKSCSLRLGGAFEEPLSGYSDADWAGDLRSRRSTSGFAFQFGGATISWASRGQTSVTLSSMEAEYVALSEACQEAIWLRQLLADFGERQAEPTTIKEDNQGCLAFVRTERSSRRSKHIDTREKFVQELCQKNQVALEYCPTELMTADILTKPLGPTKHDRFCGLLGLE, encoded by the coding sequence ATGAGTGACGCGAAACCGGCCAAATCTCCAATGGATCCGGGGTATTTGAAGACCGAAGATCAAAGTGAACCGTTGAAAGATCCTGAAAAGTTCAGAAGCGTCGTAGGAAGCCTGCTGTACTTGTCCGTAGTGGCCAGACCGGATATCGCCAACAGTGCGGCCATTCTCGGGCGGAAGTTCGCTGCTCCTACAGAGTCGGACTGGACAGCCGCCAAGCGTGTCCTGCGCTATTTACAGAAGACGAAGAGCTGCAGCCTGCGCTTGGGCGGTGCATTCGAAGAACCGTTGTCAGGATATTCGGATGCCGACTGGGCCGGCGATTTGCGAAGTAGAAGATCAACATCTGGGTTCGCGTTTCAGTTCGGAGGAGCTACCATTTCGTGGGCCAGCCGTGGACAGACAAGCGTCACACTGTCGTCCATGGAGGCCGAATACGTGGCGCTCAGTGAGGCTTGCCAGGAGGCTATCTGGCTACGACAGCTGCTTGCTGATTTCGGAGAGCGCCAAGCGGAACCAACAACTATCAAGGAGGACAATCAAGGATGCCTCGCGTTCGTCCGGACAGAGAGATCCAGTCGTAGGTCCAAGCATATTGATACGCgggagaaattcgtccaggagctTTGCCAAAAGAACCAAGTTGCGCTGGAATACTGCCCGACTGAGCTGATGACCGCAGATATTTTGACCAAACCGTTGGGACCGACGAAGCACGACCGCTTCTGTGGTCTCCTTGGATTAGAGTAA